The Micromonospora rhizosphaerae DNA window GATCATGCAGGACGCGCGACCGACCCGGAGCGCGCCGGGCCGCAACCTGAAGTGCCCGTCGGAGCGTGTCCAGATACGGGGAAGGGGGCACCGATGCCCAGGTGCACGAACGGCACGTCGACGCTGGCCGCTGGGGCTGGCGGCCCTGCTCACGGTGCTCCTGGTCGCCTCCGGCGCGGTGGTGGTCGGCAAGTTGCTCTCCCGGTCCGCGCCCGCCCCCGGCCCGGTCGCCGGCTCGGCCACCCCGGCGCCGGAGACGAGTGCCCCGGCCAGCCCCACCCCGCCGCCCGGCGCCGACATCACCGGGCCGCTGAACTTCCTCATCGTCGGGGTGGACACCCGGGTCACCGTGCCGGGCTGGGAGCCGCACGCCGACGCGGTGATGGTCATGCACGTGGAGCCGGGGCTGAAGCGGGCGTACCTCTTTTCCCTCCCCCGCGACCTGGTGGTCGACATCCCGGCCTACCCGAAGTCCGGTTACCGGGGCGGCCGGACCAAGCTCACCCATGCGATGAGCTACGGCAGCCGGGTGCCCGGCGACAAGGCCCACCCGAGCACCGCCCAGGGTTACGAGCTGCTGCGCATCACGGTCAGCCGGTACACCGGGCTGCGCATCGACGCCGGCGCGGTGCTCACCTTCTTCGGCTTCGACCGGCTGATCGACGCCCTGGGCGGGGTGGACCTCTACATCGACCAGCGGGTCGCCTCGATCCACCGGCGCCCCGACGGGCAGTACCGGCAGCACACCGCCGGCGGGTACGTCGGACCGCAGATGGTCTACGAGAAGGGCACCCGCCACCTCAACGGCTGGCAGGCGCGGGACTACGCCCGGCAGCGCTACATCGCCGGGGGTGACTACGCGCGGCAGCGTCACCAGCAGCAGCTGATCCGGGCGCTGGTCCGCAAGATCCTCGACCAGGGGCTGGCCCGGGACCCGGACCGGGTCCAGCAGGTGGTCCGCGCCCTCGGCAAGACCATGGTGTACGCCGGTGGCGGCACCCGGCTGATCGACTTCGCGTACGCCCTCGGCGGGATGCCCGCAAACGGTCTGGTCCTGGTCGGCCTCCCCGGCAGCGGGGTGGGCAAGGACGGCGCCTACCGCGGCGAACAACTCCGCCCGGTCGCCCGCCAGTTCTTCACCGAACTCCGCGCCGGCCGCGCCGAGGCGTTCCTCTCCAGCCACCCGACCCTGCGCGTCAAGACCTGACCGAGGTCAGCGGGGCTTCGGCTCGGCGGGGCGCTCGGCGCCGTAGAGCCAGGCGTCGAAGAGCGGACGCAGCGGCCGGCCGGCCACCCGTTCGGCGTACGCGACGAAGTCGGCGGTGGTGACGGTGCCGTCCCGGTGCTCGGCCGTCCAGCCGCGCATGATGCGGAAGAAGGTGTCGTCGCCGACCGCGCGGCG harbors:
- a CDS encoding LCP family protein — protein: MLLVASGAVVVGKLLSRSAPAPGPVAGSATPAPETSAPASPTPPPGADITGPLNFLIVGVDTRVTVPGWEPHADAVMVMHVEPGLKRAYLFSLPRDLVVDIPAYPKSGYRGGRTKLTHAMSYGSRVPGDKAHPSTAQGYELLRITVSRYTGLRIDAGAVLTFFGFDRLIDALGGVDLYIDQRVASIHRRPDGQYRQHTAGGYVGPQMVYEKGTRHLNGWQARDYARQRYIAGGDYARQRHQQQLIRALVRKILDQGLARDPDRVQQVVRALGKTMVYAGGGTRLIDFAYALGGMPANGLVLVGLPGSGVGKDGAYRGEQLRPVARQFFTELRAGRAEAFLSSHPTLRVKT